The Vicinamibacterales bacterium genome includes the window ATCTCGAACTGGCTCTGCTCGACCTGGTTACCGTCGGCGTCGGTAATCTTCGGCTCCTGCTGGATGCTGTAGTCCGTGAAGATCGTGGTGCCGACACGGATCGAAGGGGTGTCGGCCGGCGTCGTCGGAACCGACTGTGCCAAGGCCGGCACGGCGATCGTCAGGAGCAGCCAACCTGACAGGGATGACAGAATTCGCGGCGCGCGCAAGTGGATATACTACTGATTCTCGGATCTGCGGGAATGCTGTCGAAGCTGCGCGCCCTTGTCGGCGCTTTGATCGTGTGCCTCGTCGTGGTGCCGGCGTTCGTCCGCGCGACGCGGACGTTCGACCCCGGTCCAAGGCCGCGGCTCGCGCCCAGCTTCAACAAGTCGTTCGACGTCCCCCCCGACGTCGCGGCGCCGCCGCCGGACGCGGCGGCCTCGCCGCTGCTGCGGCCGGTCGGTCCTGCGCCGCAGCTCCCGCGCCTGCCGATCCCCATCGAGCCACAGCACGTCATCGCTTCCCTTCGCGGTCCTCCCGCGGTCGTCCGCTCCTAGCCATCCGTCGTCGTCATCGGGTTGGTCGTAGCTGCCGGGGCCCTGCCCGCGGCGGGAGTTGCACGCATGAAGCGAGTCGTAGGTATCTGCGCGCTCGGCGTCGCCACCGCAGTCTCTGCCTGTACACGGGCGAGCGCGGGGGCTGCCGAGCGCAAGCCGGATGCGAAAACCGTCGCGGTGGCCCCGGTCACCCGCGGTGACGTCACCCAGGCGCTCACCATCGGCGCCGAGTTCCGCGCCAACCAGGAGATCGACGTCCACGCCAAGGTGGCCGGCTACCTGCAGTCGATCACCGTCGACGTCGGCGACCACGTCAAGGAAGGGCAGTTGCTCGCGTTGCTGGAGGTGCCCGAGCTGCAGAACGAAGCGCAGCAGGACGAGGCGGCCATCACCCGCGCCGCGGAGGACGTCAACCGCGCCCAGGCGGATCTCGATCGCGCCGGCGCCGCGCACGACGCGTCGCACCTGGCTGCGGCGCGGCTGGCCGCCGTCGACAAGACACGCCCGAAGCTGATCGCGCAGCAGGATCTCGACGAGGTCGCCTCGCGCGACCGCCAGGCGGAAGCGCAGGTCGCCACGGCCAAGGCCTCGGTGGCGGCGGCACGAGGTCAGCTCGAGTACGCCAGGGCGAACGGCCGCAAGACGCAGACGTTGCTCAACTACACCCGGATCTCGGCGCCGTTCTCGGGCGTGATCACGCGCCGCTACGCCGACCATGGCGCGATGATCCAGGCCGGCACCTCGTCGCAGACGCAGACGATGCCGATCGTGCGGCTGTCGGAGGTCGACACGCTGCGCCTGGTCCTGGCGGTGCCGGAGTCGGCGGTGCCGAGCATCCGGCTCAAGACGCCGGTCACGGTTGCTGTGCCGGCCATCGGCCGCACGTTCGCCGGCGCGGTCGCGCGCTTCGCCGATCGGCTCGATCCGGATACCCGGACGATGCCGGTGGAGGTCGATGTGCCGAACCCGTCGGGGGAGCTGATGCCGGGCATGAACGCCGCCGCGACGATAGCGCTCAGGGAGGCGCGTGACGTGCTGACGGTGCCGGTCGAGGCGATCGACCGGGGCGGCGGACGCGGCAGCCTGGTCGTCGTCACCAGAGATGGCGTGATCGAGCCGCGCACGGTGACGGTGGGGCTGGAGTCGGCGTCGCGGGTCGAGGTCAGCGGACCGATCGCGGCCGGCGACCTC containing:
- a CDS encoding efflux RND transporter periplasmic adaptor subunit; amino-acid sequence: MKRVVGICALGVATAVSACTRASAGAAERKPDAKTVAVAPVTRGDVTQALTIGAEFRANQEIDVHAKVAGYLQSITVDVGDHVKEGQLLALLEVPELQNEAQQDEAAITRAAEDVNRAQADLDRAGAAHDASHLAAARLAAVDKTRPKLIAQQDLDEVASRDRQAEAQVATAKASVAAARGQLEYARANGRKTQTLLNYTRISAPFSGVITRRYADHGAMIQAGTSSQTQTMPIVRLSEVDTLRLVLAVPESAVPSIRLKTPVTVAVPAIGRTFAGAVARFADRLDPDTRTMPVEVDVPNPSGELMPGMNAAATIALREARDVLTVPVEAIDRGGGRGSLVVVTRDGVIEPRTVTVGLESASRVEVSGPIAAGDLVVIGARDQLKRGTAVTPKIVSPATQGEK